The Lemur catta isolate mLemCat1 chromosome X, mLemCat1.pri, whole genome shotgun sequence genome has a window encoding:
- the NHSL2 gene encoding NHS-like protein 2 isoform X1, whose product MERAESITLFWSRGGHSNSPAGSVAHCTTSDIRPSHSVLEGVHGRVAVGQEARFPSVTSPVLRNPSSEPEEPPQARSGPNPPGMESMGMVYSIPNSCNGPTESTFSTSWKGDAFTYMTPCATSQRNQVNENGKHPSSGNSWVSLNTLPPLVPKEAATLFVARDNPAGCSGLSGYSEHPTQRRQVPERPSKIGLLTGATSKLETGPGGASRFRERSLSVPTDSGTTDVDYDKEQKASEACAMPYASTSSEGSNSADNIASLSAQQEAQHRRQRSKSISLKKAKKKPSPPTRSVSLVKDEPVLLPEGGSVLPKDQRPRSLCLSLEYQGHHSSHPDAQGHPAVPTLKDPEGTQFSHHWYLTDWKSGDTYQSLSSSSTATGTTVIECTQVQGSSESLASPSTSRATTPSQLSIEVEAREVSSPGRPTGLMSPSSGYSSQSETPTPTVSMSLTLGHVPPPSSSVRVRPVVPERKSSLPPTSPMEKIPKSRLSFDLPLTPSTNLDLSGMSISIRSKTKVSRHHSDTNFGAKLAQKTSPNQPIMPMVTQSDLRSVRLRSVSKSEPEDDIESPDYTEEPRAEEVFTLPERKMKPPIAEKPPLARRPPSLIHKPPSVPEEYPLTSPTLTITPKSSIQHVRPLSQDSYMVVRKPKSSSFPNGRSPGESTAPSSVVFMPFASSSGAFFSGTQQPSQGSMEDEGPKVRALPDRISLQSQEEAEKKKGKIPPPVPKKPSVLYLPLTSPTAQMEAYMAEPRLPLSPIITLEEDAKCPRTGDGERATSTPQADSEKEASPLGSSVESSTEEKSLISDKTAEWIAEDDDDVFVASRTTEDLFTVIHRSKRKLLGWKEPGETFACSRQSSHSPIKNTAESPISESAATAGSGGSANLDAGRNDDFKALLQKKGSKATLKSRPSAAELLKTTNPLARRIIAQFSKDYETTDNPST is encoded by the exons GTCACAGCAACAGCCCAGCAGGCAGTGTGGCCCACTGTACCACCTCTGACATCAGGCCCAGTCACTCAGTTCTGGAAGGTGTTCATGGAAGAGTTGCGGTTGGTCAGGAAGCTCGGTTCCCAAGTGTCACATCACCAGTACTGAGAAATCCTTCGAGTGAGCCAGAAGAACCTCCCCAGGCACGGAGTGGCCCAAACCCTCCTGGTATGGAGAGCATGGGAATGGTGTACAGCATCCCCAATTCTTGCAATGGACCCACAGAATCGACGTTCTCCACTTCCTGGAAGGGAGATGCTTTTACCTACATGACTCCATGTGCCACCAGCCAGAGAAATCAAGtcaatgaaaatggaaaacatcctTCCTCTGGGAATTCTTGGGTCTCTCTGAACACACTCCCACCTCTGGTTCCTAAGGAGGCTGCTACCCTCTTTGTTGCTCGTGATAACCCAGCAGGATGCAGTGGGTTGTCTGGCTACTCTGAACACCCTACTCAACGAAGGCAAGTACCGGAAAGACCCTCCAAGATTGGCCTTCTGACCGGTGCTACCTCAAAGCTGGAGACAGGCCCAGGTGGGGCCAGCAGATTCCGGGAACGGTCACTGTCTGTGCCCACAGACTCGGGTACCACAGATGTGGACTATGACAAGGAGCAGAAGGCCAGTGAGGCCTGTGCCATGCCTTATGCCAGTACAAGTTCTGAGGGCAGCAACAGTGCTGACAACATTGCCTCCCTCAGTGCCCAACAGGAGGCCCAGCACAGAAGGCAGAGGTCCAAGAGTATCTCACTCAAGAAGGCCAAAAAGAAGCCTTCCCCACCAACGCGCAGTGTCTCACTGGTCAAAGATGAGCCAGTCCTCTTGCCAGAAGGGGGATCTGTGCTACCCAAGGACCAGAGGCCCAGGAGCCTTTGCCTCTCCTTGGAATACCAAGGACATCACTCGTCCCACCCAGATGCTCAGGGTCACCCAGCTGTGCCAACCCTCAAAGATCCGGAAGGTACACAATTCTCCCACCACTGGTATCTTACTGACTGGAAGTCTGGTGACACCTACCAATCCTTGTCCAGCTCCAGCACTGCCACTGGCACCACGGTCATTGAGTGCACCCAAGTTCAGGGCAGCTCAGAGTCTcttgcctccccttccacctccagaGCCACTACACCTTCCCAACTCTCCATCGAGGTGGAAGCCAGGGAGGTATCCTCCCCAGGAAGGCCCACTGGGCTGATGTCACCCTCCAGTGGCTACTCCAGCCAGTCGGAGACACCAACACCCACTGTCTCCATGTCCTTGACCCTGGGCCACGTACCCCCTCCAAGCAGCAGCGTCCGGGTACGTCCAGTGGTACCTGAGAGGAAGTCATCACTCCCCCCAACATCACCAATGGAGAAAATTCCCAAGTCACGGCTATCATTTGACCTACCATTGACCCCTTCAACCAACCTGGATCTGTCTGGGATGAGTATCTCCATCCGAAGCAAAACCAAGGTGAGCAGGCATCACTCAGATACAAATTTCGGGGCCAAGTTGGCCCAGAAAACTAGTCCCAACCAGCCAATCATGCCCATGGTTACTCAGTCTGACCTACGTTCTGTTCGCCTGAGATCAGTCAGCAAGTCTGAGCCGGAAGATGACATTGAGAGCCCTGACTATACTGAGGAACCCAGAGCAGAAGAAGTCTTCACCTTGCCAGAGAGAAAGATGAAACCTCCCATAGCTGAGAAGCCTCCGCTGGCTCGAAGACCTCCAAGCTTGATCCACAAGCCACCATCTGTCCCTGAGGAGTACCCACTTACTTCACCTACCTTGACTATAACCCCCAAGAGCTCAATTCAACACGTGAGACCACTCTCTCAAGACAGCTACATGGTGGTGCGGAAACCAAAGTCCTCCAGCTTCCCCAATGGCAGAAGCCCAGGCGAGTCGACAGCACCCTCGTCtgttgttttcatgccttttGCCAGTTCCTCTGGTGCTTTCTTCTCAGGAACCCAGCAACCTTCCCAGGGAAGCATGGAGGACGAGGGCCCCAAGGTGAGAGCCCTCCCTGATAGAATTAGCCTCCAGAGCCAAGAAGAAgctgagaaaaagaaaggcaagattcCACCTCCTGTGCCAAAAAAGCCCAGCGTGTTGTACCTGCCTCTTACCTCCCCCACAGCCCAAATGGAGGCCTACATGGCAGAACCAAGGCTGCCTCTCAGCCCCATCATCACCCTGGAGGAAGATGCCAAGTGTCCCCGCACCGGGGATGGTGAAAGGGCTACTTCAACTCCACAGGCTGACAGTGAAAAGGAGGCAAGCCCTCTGG GGAGTTCTGTGGAATCAAGTACCGAAGAAAAAAGTTTAATCAGTGATAAAACAGCCGAATGGATTGCGGAGGATGATGATGACGTCTTTGTGGCTTCACGCACAACTGAAGATTTATTTACTGTGATACACAG GTCCAAGAGAAAGCTGCTCGGCTGGAAGGAGCCTGGTGAGACCTTTGCCTGCAGCAGACAGAGCTCCCACTCGCCGATAAAGAACACAGCTGAGTCTCCGATCAGTGAGTCGGCTGCCACCGCAGGGTCGGGCGGCAGCGCCAACCTAGATGCTGGCAGAAACGATGATTTCAAGGCCTTGCTACAAAAGAAGGGAAGCAAGGCAACTCTGAAGTCCCGCCCCTCAGCAGCCGAACTGCTGAAGACCACTAACCCACTGGCTCGGAGAATTATTGCACAATTTTCAAAAGACTATGAAACCACTGATAACCCCAGTACCTAA
- the NHSL2 gene encoding NHS-like protein 2 isoform X2 has protein sequence MERAESITLFWSRGAAANSGRENATATAHSRSSWRQPVNVFLSSGRPPSVEELLREAQLNLQSLLQEEYEEQYSEARLLGQTFRSSDEAPEPTPSPRPQSARRLEFVLMPTKRQLSEDETTTQGVRAPEALPGLPTTADKQTAWNSPFPLPILEEKRWPQPCSTQSDIVPINVSGQQFDKHASLRHSLFNTETAVNPKSTLRRRRTIIGFSNFSQRDQGHSNSPAGSVAHCTTSDIRPSHSVLEGVHGRVAVGQEARFPSVTSPVLRNPSSEPEEPPQARSGPNPPGMESMGMVYSIPNSCNGPTESTFSTSWKGDAFTYMTPCATSQRNQVNENGKHPSSGNSWVSLNTLPPLVPKEAATLFVARDNPAGCSGLSGYSEHPTQRRQVPERPSKIGLLTGATSKLETGPGGASRFRERSLSVPTDSGTTDVDYDKEQKASEACAMPYASTSSEGSNSADNIASLSAQQEAQHRRQRSKSISLKKAKKKPSPPTRSVSLVKDEPVLLPEGGSVLPKDQRPRSLCLSLEYQGHHSSHPDAQGHPAVPTLKDPEGTQFSHHWYLTDWKSGDTYQSLSSSSTATGTTVIECTQVQGSSESLASPSTSRATTPSQLSIEVEAREVSSPGRPTGLMSPSSGYSSQSETPTPTVSMSLTLGHVPPPSSSVRVRPVVPERKSSLPPTSPMEKIPKSRLSFDLPLTPSTNLDLSGMSISIRSKTKVSRHHSDTNFGAKLAQKTSPNQPIMPMVTQSDLRSVRLRSVSKSEPEDDIESPDYTEEPRAEEVFTLPERKMKPPIAEKPPLARRPPSLIHKPPSVPEEYPLTSPTLTITPKSSIQHVRPLSQDSYMVVRKPKSSSFPNGRSPGESTAPSSVVFMPFASSSGAFFSGTQQPSQGSMEDEGPKVRALPDRISLQSQEEAEKKKGKIPPPVPKKPSVLYLPLTSPTAQMEAYMAEPRLPLSPIITLEEDAKCPRTGDGERATSTPQADSEKEASPLGSSVESSTEEKSLISDKTAEWIAEDDDDVFVASRTTEDLFTVIHRSKRKLLGWKEPGETFACSRQSSHSPIKNTAESPISESAATAGSGGSANLDAGRNDDFKALLQKKGSKATLKSRPSAAELLKTTNPLARRIIAQFSKDYETTDNPST, from the exons CTGCAGCTAACTCGGGTCGGGAAAATGCGACAGCGACTGCCCACTCGAGGTCGTCATGGCGACAGCCAGTGAACGTGTTCCTCTCCTCGGGCAGGCCCCCGAGTGTAGAGGAGCTGCTTCGCGAGGCGCAGCTCAATCTCCAGAGCCTGTTGCAAG AAGAATATGAGGAACAGTACTCGGAGGCCAGACTTCTGGGGCAGACCTTCCGCTCTTCTGATGAGGCCCCtgagcccacccccagcccaaggCCCCAGTCTGCCAGGCGTCTGGAGTTTGTATTGATG CCTACAAAACGACAGCTGAGCGAGGATGAGACCACCACCCAGGGTGTGAGGGCCCCCGAGGCCTTGCCGGGCCTGCCTACCACAGCCGACAAGCAAACTGCCTGGAAtagccccttccctctgcctatCCTAGAGGAGAAGCGGTGGCCTCAGCCTTGCTCCACGCAATCTGACATTGTGCCCATCAACGTCTCTG GGCAGCAGTTTGATAAACATGCAAGTTTGCGACACTCGTTGTTTAACACAGAGACAGCCGTGAACCCTAAGTCCACCCTGAGGCGGAGGCGGACCATTATTGGATTCTCTAACTTTTCCCAGCGAGACCAAG GTCACAGCAACAGCCCAGCAGGCAGTGTGGCCCACTGTACCACCTCTGACATCAGGCCCAGTCACTCAGTTCTGGAAGGTGTTCATGGAAGAGTTGCGGTTGGTCAGGAAGCTCGGTTCCCAAGTGTCACATCACCAGTACTGAGAAATCCTTCGAGTGAGCCAGAAGAACCTCCCCAGGCACGGAGTGGCCCAAACCCTCCTGGTATGGAGAGCATGGGAATGGTGTACAGCATCCCCAATTCTTGCAATGGACCCACAGAATCGACGTTCTCCACTTCCTGGAAGGGAGATGCTTTTACCTACATGACTCCATGTGCCACCAGCCAGAGAAATCAAGtcaatgaaaatggaaaacatcctTCCTCTGGGAATTCTTGGGTCTCTCTGAACACACTCCCACCTCTGGTTCCTAAGGAGGCTGCTACCCTCTTTGTTGCTCGTGATAACCCAGCAGGATGCAGTGGGTTGTCTGGCTACTCTGAACACCCTACTCAACGAAGGCAAGTACCGGAAAGACCCTCCAAGATTGGCCTTCTGACCGGTGCTACCTCAAAGCTGGAGACAGGCCCAGGTGGGGCCAGCAGATTCCGGGAACGGTCACTGTCTGTGCCCACAGACTCGGGTACCACAGATGTGGACTATGACAAGGAGCAGAAGGCCAGTGAGGCCTGTGCCATGCCTTATGCCAGTACAAGTTCTGAGGGCAGCAACAGTGCTGACAACATTGCCTCCCTCAGTGCCCAACAGGAGGCCCAGCACAGAAGGCAGAGGTCCAAGAGTATCTCACTCAAGAAGGCCAAAAAGAAGCCTTCCCCACCAACGCGCAGTGTCTCACTGGTCAAAGATGAGCCAGTCCTCTTGCCAGAAGGGGGATCTGTGCTACCCAAGGACCAGAGGCCCAGGAGCCTTTGCCTCTCCTTGGAATACCAAGGACATCACTCGTCCCACCCAGATGCTCAGGGTCACCCAGCTGTGCCAACCCTCAAAGATCCGGAAGGTACACAATTCTCCCACCACTGGTATCTTACTGACTGGAAGTCTGGTGACACCTACCAATCCTTGTCCAGCTCCAGCACTGCCACTGGCACCACGGTCATTGAGTGCACCCAAGTTCAGGGCAGCTCAGAGTCTcttgcctccccttccacctccagaGCCACTACACCTTCCCAACTCTCCATCGAGGTGGAAGCCAGGGAGGTATCCTCCCCAGGAAGGCCCACTGGGCTGATGTCACCCTCCAGTGGCTACTCCAGCCAGTCGGAGACACCAACACCCACTGTCTCCATGTCCTTGACCCTGGGCCACGTACCCCCTCCAAGCAGCAGCGTCCGGGTACGTCCAGTGGTACCTGAGAGGAAGTCATCACTCCCCCCAACATCACCAATGGAGAAAATTCCCAAGTCACGGCTATCATTTGACCTACCATTGACCCCTTCAACCAACCTGGATCTGTCTGGGATGAGTATCTCCATCCGAAGCAAAACCAAGGTGAGCAGGCATCACTCAGATACAAATTTCGGGGCCAAGTTGGCCCAGAAAACTAGTCCCAACCAGCCAATCATGCCCATGGTTACTCAGTCTGACCTACGTTCTGTTCGCCTGAGATCAGTCAGCAAGTCTGAGCCGGAAGATGACATTGAGAGCCCTGACTATACTGAGGAACCCAGAGCAGAAGAAGTCTTCACCTTGCCAGAGAGAAAGATGAAACCTCCCATAGCTGAGAAGCCTCCGCTGGCTCGAAGACCTCCAAGCTTGATCCACAAGCCACCATCTGTCCCTGAGGAGTACCCACTTACTTCACCTACCTTGACTATAACCCCCAAGAGCTCAATTCAACACGTGAGACCACTCTCTCAAGACAGCTACATGGTGGTGCGGAAACCAAAGTCCTCCAGCTTCCCCAATGGCAGAAGCCCAGGCGAGTCGACAGCACCCTCGTCtgttgttttcatgccttttGCCAGTTCCTCTGGTGCTTTCTTCTCAGGAACCCAGCAACCTTCCCAGGGAAGCATGGAGGACGAGGGCCCCAAGGTGAGAGCCCTCCCTGATAGAATTAGCCTCCAGAGCCAAGAAGAAgctgagaaaaagaaaggcaagattcCACCTCCTGTGCCAAAAAAGCCCAGCGTGTTGTACCTGCCTCTTACCTCCCCCACAGCCCAAATGGAGGCCTACATGGCAGAACCAAGGCTGCCTCTCAGCCCCATCATCACCCTGGAGGAAGATGCCAAGTGTCCCCGCACCGGGGATGGTGAAAGGGCTACTTCAACTCCACAGGCTGACAGTGAAAAGGAGGCAAGCCCTCTGG GGAGTTCTGTGGAATCAAGTACCGAAGAAAAAAGTTTAATCAGTGATAAAACAGCCGAATGGATTGCGGAGGATGATGATGACGTCTTTGTGGCTTCACGCACAACTGAAGATTTATTTACTGTGATACACAG GTCCAAGAGAAAGCTGCTCGGCTGGAAGGAGCCTGGTGAGACCTTTGCCTGCAGCAGACAGAGCTCCCACTCGCCGATAAAGAACACAGCTGAGTCTCCGATCAGTGAGTCGGCTGCCACCGCAGGGTCGGGCGGCAGCGCCAACCTAGATGCTGGCAGAAACGATGATTTCAAGGCCTTGCTACAAAAGAAGGGAAGCAAGGCAACTCTGAAGTCCCGCCCCTCAGCAGCCGAACTGCTGAAGACCACTAACCCACTGGCTCGGAGAATTATTGCACAATTTTCAAAAGACTATGAAACCACTGATAACCCCAGTACCTAA